In the genome of Physeter macrocephalus isolate SW-GA chromosome 20, ASM283717v5, whole genome shotgun sequence, one region contains:
- the LOC102985924 gene encoding LOW QUALITY PROTEIN: AT-rich interactive domain-containing protein 1A-like (The sequence of the model RefSeq protein was modified relative to this genomic sequence to represent the inferred CDS: inserted 2 bases in 2 codons; deleted 1 base in 1 codon) — protein sequence MLHTDQRANHEGPWPSRGTRQPPSGPSVPVPPMTRPPPSNHQPPPSMQNHIPQVSSPAPLPRPKENRTSPSKSPFLHSGMKMQKPGPPVPASHIAPAPVQPPMIRRDITFPPGSVEATQPVLKQRRRLTTKDIGTLEAWRVMMSLKSGPLAESTWALDTIDILLYDNNSIMTFNLSQLPGLLELLVEYFRRRLIEIXGILKEYEVGDPGQRTLLDPGRFSRASSPAPVEGEEEEEEDLLGPKREEEEEEEVIENDEEMAFVSKDKAASENSEEKLISKFDRPPVKIVQESDPFAVDCSDKLGRVQEFDSGLLHWRIGGGDTTEHIQTHFESKTELLPSRPHVPCPPVTRKYVTAVEGTPGTTEQEGPPTDGPPEKGITATMDDMLSTWSSTLTEEGAKSVEATKESSKFPFGISPAQSHRNLKILEDEPHRKDEAPPCSLLDWQDSLAKRCVCVSDTIRSLSFVPGNDFEVSKHPGLLLILGKLVLLHHRHPERKQAPLTYEKEEGQDQGVGCNKVACWWDCLEMLRENTWVTLANISGQLDLSPYPESICLPVLDGLLHWAVCPSAEAQDPFSTLGPNAVLSPQRLVLETLSKLSIQDNNVDLILAAPPXSRLEKLYSTMVRFLRDRKNPVCREMAVVLLANLAQGDSLAALATAVQKGGIGNLLGFLEDSLAATRFQQSQASLLHVQNPPFEPASVDMMRRAARALLALAKVDENHSEFTLYESRLLDISVSPLMNSLVSQVICDVLFLIGQS from the exons ATGCTGCACACGGATCAGAGAGCCAACCATGAAGGCCCGTGGCCTTCCCGTGGCACACGCCAGCCCCCATCTGGCCCTTCTGTCCCCGTGCCCCCCATGACAAGGCCCCCTCCATCCAACCACCAGCCCCCACCAAGCATGCAGAATCACATTCCTCAGGTATCcagccctgcccccctgccccggCCAAAGGAGAACCGCACCTCTCCTAGCAAGTCTCCATTCCTGCACTCTGGGATGAAGATGCAGAAGCCAGGTCCCCCAGTACCTGCCTCACACATAGCACCTGCCCCTGTGCAGCCCCCTATGATTCGGCGGGACATCACCTTCCCACCTGGCTCTGTTGAAGCCACACAGCCTGTGTTGAAGCAGAGGAGGCGGCTCACGACGAAAGACATCGGAACCCTGGAGGCATGGCGGGTAATGATGTCCCTCAAGTCTGGGCCGCTGGCAGAGAGCACGTGGGCATTAGACACCATTGACATCCTGCTGTATGATAACAACAGCATCATGACTTTCAACCTCAGTCAGCTCCCAGGGTTGCTAGAGCTCCTTGTGGAATATTTCCGACGTCGCCTGATTGAGA TTGGCATTTTAAAGGAGTATGAGGTGGGTGACCCAGGACAGAGAACACTACTGGACCCTGGGAGATTCAGCAGAGCGTCTAGTCCAGCTCctgtggagggggaggaggaggaggaggaagacctTCTAGGTCCTAAacgagaggaggaagaagaggaggaagtaaTCGAAAATGATGAGGAGATGGCCTTTGTGAGCAAGGACAAAGCCGCCTCCGAGAATAGTGAGGAGAAACTGATTAGTAAGTTCGACAGGCCTCCAGTAAAGATCGTGCAAGAGAGTGACCCGTTTGCGGTGGACTGCTCAGATAAGCTTGGGCGCGTGCAGGAGTTTGACAGTGGCTTGCTGCACTGGCGGATTGGTGGC GGGGACACCACTGAGCATATCCAGACCCACTTTGAGAGCAAAACAGAGCTGCTGCCTTCCCGGCCTCATGTACCCTGCCCACCAGTCACTCGGAAGTATGTCACAGCAGTAGAGGGTACACCAGGGACAACAGAGCAGGAGGGCCCCCCGACCGATGGCCCTCCAGAAAAAGGGATCACAGCCACTATGGATGACATGTTGTCCACCTGGTCTAGCACATTGACCGAGGAGGGAGCTAAGAGTGTAGAGGCCACCAAGGAAAGCAGCAAGTTTCCATTTGGCATCAGCCCAGCACAGAGCCATCGGAACCTCAAGATCCTAGAGGATGAACCCCACAGGAAAGATGAGGCCCCACCGTGTAGCCTTCTGGACTGGCAGGATTCCCTTGCCAAACGCTGCGTCTGTGTCTCCGATACCATCCGAAGTCTGTCATTTGTGCCAGGCAATGACTTTGAGGTGTCCAAACACCCGGGGCTGCTGCTGATCCTGGGCAAGCTGGTCCTTCTGCACCACAGGCACCCAGAACGGAAGCAGGCACCACTAACTTACgagaaggaggaggggcaggaccaAGGGGTGGGCTGCAACAAAGTGGCGTGCTGGTGGGACTGCTTGGAGATGCTTCGGGAAAACACCTGGGTCACGCTCGCCAACATTTCGGGGCAGTTGGACCTCTCCCCATACCCCGAGAGCATTTGCCTGCCTGTCCTGGATGGACTCCTACACTGGGCAGTCTGCCCTTCAGCTGAAGCCCAGGACCCCTTCTCCACCCTGGGCCCCAACGCCGTCCTCTCCCCCCAGAGACTGGTCTTGGAAACCCTCAGCAAACTCAGCATCCAGGACAACAATGTGGACCTGATCCTGGCCGCACCCC TAAGCCGCCTGGAGAAGTTGTACAGCACCATGGT CCGCTTCCTCAGGGACCGAAAGAACCCGGTGTGCCGGGAGATGGCTGTAGTACTGCTAGCCAACCTGGCACAGGGCGACAGCCTGGCAGCCCTTGCCACTGCAGTGCAGAAAGGCGGCATCGGCAACCtcctgggcttcctggaggatAGCCTTGCTGCCACACGGTTCCAGCAGAGCCAGGCCAGCCTGCTCCACGTGCAGAACCCGCCCTTTGAGCCGGCTAGTGTGGACATGATGCGACGGGCTGCCCGTGCGCTGCTGGCCCTGGCCAAGGTGGACGAGAACCACTCGGAGTTCACGCTGTATGAGTCACGGTTGTTGGACATCTCGGTATCACCGTTGATGAACTCATTGGTTTCACAAGTCATTTGCGATGTACTGTTTTTGATTGGCCAGTCATGA